A single region of the Streptomyces vilmorinianum genome encodes:
- a CDS encoding ABC transporter ATP-binding protein: MIRFEQVTKRYADGTTAVDGLSFEVAEGELVTLVGPSGCGKTTTMKMVNRLVEPTEGRILLDGEDISTMDPVRLRRRIGYVIQQVGLFPHRTILENTATVPALLGWKKARARARAAELLDLVGLDPAVYGDRYPEQLSGGQRQRVGVARALAADPPVLLMDEPFGAVDPVVRERLQNEFLKLQSQVRKTVLLVTHDLEEAVRLGDRIAVYGQGRIEQFATPATVLGAPATPYVADFVGADRSLKRLSVTAVDASALEEVPVARTGHAAPNAPWSVVLDADGRVEGWLSADEPDRTRPAPEPIPLGASLREALAALLQNDAGWLPVTDPADGGRYVGVLTPAGVHRALRAAASGETTLSSR; the protein is encoded by the coding sequence ATGATCCGGTTCGAGCAGGTGACCAAGCGGTACGCGGACGGCACGACCGCCGTCGACGGACTCTCCTTCGAGGTCGCCGAGGGGGAACTGGTGACGCTCGTCGGCCCGTCCGGCTGCGGCAAGACCACCACGATGAAGATGGTGAACCGGCTCGTCGAGCCGACCGAGGGCCGGATCCTCCTCGACGGCGAGGACATATCCACGATGGACCCGGTCCGGCTGCGCCGCCGGATCGGGTACGTCATCCAGCAGGTCGGGCTCTTCCCGCACCGGACGATCCTGGAGAACACCGCGACCGTCCCGGCGCTGCTCGGCTGGAAGAAGGCCAGGGCCCGCGCCCGCGCCGCCGAACTCCTCGACCTGGTCGGCCTCGACCCGGCCGTCTACGGCGACCGCTACCCCGAGCAGCTCTCCGGCGGCCAGCGCCAGCGCGTCGGCGTCGCCCGCGCCCTGGCCGCCGATCCGCCCGTACTGCTCATGGACGAACCCTTCGGCGCCGTCGACCCGGTCGTCCGCGAACGCCTCCAGAACGAGTTCCTCAAGCTCCAGTCGCAGGTCCGCAAGACCGTGCTGCTCGTCACCCACGACCTGGAGGAGGCGGTCCGCCTCGGCGACCGTATCGCCGTCTACGGACAGGGCCGCATCGAGCAGTTCGCCACACCGGCCACGGTGCTCGGCGCCCCCGCCACCCCGTACGTCGCCGATTTCGTCGGCGCGGACCGCAGTCTCAAGCGCCTCTCGGTCACCGCGGTGGACGCCTCCGCCCTGGAGGAGGTCCCGGTCGCGCGAACGGGCCACGCAGCGCCGAACGCCCCCTGGTCCGTCGTCCTCGACGCCGACGGACGCGTCGAAGGCTGGCTGTCGGCGGACGAACCGGACCGCACCCGTCCCGCACCCGAGCCGATCCCGCTCGGTGCCTCCCTCCGGGAGGCCCTGGCCGCGCTCCTCCAGAACGACGCCGGCTGGCTCCCCGTCACCGACCCCGCCGACGGCGGCCGGTACGTCGGCGTCCTCACCCCGGCGGGCGTCCACCGGGCGCTGCGGGCAGCGGCCTCCGGGGAGACCACGCTCAGTTCGCGCTGA
- a CDS encoding ABC transporter permease codes for MSASNCLVTNDWICGEYLRTRSQELTDAVLQHAGITAVSVLIGLAVAFPLALLVRARPRLAGPVLGLTTLLYTIPSLAMFSLLLPFFGLSAALVVTGLVLYSLTILVRNILAGLEAVPAETREAARGMGYGSGRLLWEVELPLALPALMAGIRMATVSTIALTTVGAIVGRGGLGNLIEDALPTFFKAQVLAASVLCVLLAVSADLLLLGLQRLLTPWTRIRTAAGGA; via the coding sequence ATGAGCGCGTCGAACTGTCTGGTGACGAACGACTGGATCTGCGGGGAGTATCTGCGCACCCGGAGCCAGGAGTTGACCGACGCCGTGCTCCAGCACGCGGGAATCACGGCCGTCTCCGTGCTGATCGGGCTCGCCGTCGCCTTTCCGCTGGCACTGCTCGTGCGGGCGCGGCCCCGGCTGGCCGGACCGGTCCTCGGTCTGACGACGCTGCTCTACACGATCCCGTCGCTTGCGATGTTCTCCCTGCTGCTGCCCTTCTTCGGACTGTCCGCGGCGCTCGTGGTGACCGGCCTCGTGCTGTACTCGCTGACGATCCTCGTACGGAACATCCTGGCGGGCCTGGAAGCGGTGCCGGCCGAGACGCGGGAGGCCGCGCGCGGCATGGGCTACGGCTCGGGGCGGCTGCTGTGGGAGGTCGAACTGCCTCTCGCGCTGCCCGCGTTGATGGCGGGCATACGGATGGCGACGGTCTCGACGATCGCCCTGACGACGGTCGGCGCGATCGTCGGACGGGGCGGGCTCGGCAATCTGATCGAGGACGCGCTGCCGACCTTCTTCAAGGCGCAGGTGCTCGCCGCCTCCGTGCTGTGCGTGCTCCTCGCGGTGAGCGCCGACCTGCTGCTCCTGGGCCTCCAGCGGCTGCTCACGCCATGGACCCGTATACGTACCGCGGCCGGGGGCGCGTGA
- a CDS encoding ABC transporter permease: protein MGIVTDAWSWLTTGANWAGDGGVWHRLGEHVYVSGLALLLACAVALPLGLGLGHLGRGGTVAVNVSNAGRAIPVFAVLALFMVSPLRNAGYVPTVIALVLFAVPPLLTNAYVGMREVDRAVVEAARGMGMSGGQLFLKVELPLARPLVMTGLRSAAVQVVATATIAAMVGQGGLGRIITAGFNTYNTPQVVAGALLVALLALLVEAVLVGADRLLGRRA from the coding sequence ATGGGGATCGTGACGGACGCCTGGAGCTGGCTGACCACCGGCGCCAACTGGGCGGGCGACGGCGGGGTCTGGCACCGCCTCGGCGAGCACGTGTACGTGAGCGGGCTCGCGCTGCTCCTCGCCTGCGCCGTCGCGCTGCCGCTGGGGCTCGGGCTCGGGCACCTCGGCCGGGGCGGCACGGTCGCCGTCAACGTCTCCAACGCGGGGCGGGCGATCCCCGTCTTCGCGGTCCTGGCCCTGTTCATGGTGTCGCCGCTGCGCAACGCCGGCTATGTCCCGACCGTGATCGCGCTGGTGCTCTTCGCGGTGCCCCCGCTGCTCACCAACGCGTACGTGGGGATGCGGGAAGTGGACCGGGCGGTGGTCGAGGCCGCGCGGGGGATGGGCATGTCGGGCGGACAGCTCTTCTTGAAGGTCGAACTGCCCCTGGCCCGCCCGCTGGTCATGACCGGGCTGCGGTCGGCCGCCGTGCAGGTGGTCGCCACGGCGACCATCGCGGCGATGGTCGGCCAGGGGGGCCTCGGCCGGATCATCACCGCCGGGTTCAACACGTACAACACCCCCCAGGTGGTCGCGGGCGCCCTGCTCGTGGCGCTGCTCGCCCTCCTGGTGGAGGCCGTGCTGGTGGGGGCGGACCGGCTGCTCGGCCGGCGCGCTTGA
- a CDS encoding ABC transporter substrate-binding protein, translating into MGDLVSSRTWRIAGAVLGTAALTVSLAACGGDSLEKSDGRSGGSGKGSLVVGAAAFTESKVLAELYAQVLNDAGYSATVTTVKNRELYEPSLEKGEIDVVPEYAATIAEFLNAKVNGPKAPEEKPVASGDAAATVEALKKLAEPRGLKVLAVGEAVDQNAFAVSREFAEKNKLTTLSDLGRAKIGVKIAAGDECEIRPFCAPGLKKTYGIDVTGIDPKGVGTPQSKQAVKDGVDQLVLTTTTDATIDSFGLVFLTDDKKLQNADNVLPVVNAKDAGSPEIAAALDKITKVLTTADLAELNRKVDAERAKPEDVAKAYLESKGLLRK; encoded by the coding sequence ATGGGTGATCTCGTGAGCAGCAGGACCTGGCGTATCGCGGGTGCGGTACTGGGCACGGCGGCGCTGACCGTCTCCCTCGCCGCGTGCGGCGGCGACAGCCTGGAGAAGAGCGACGGGCGGTCGGGGGGCTCGGGCAAGGGCTCCCTGGTCGTCGGCGCCGCGGCGTTCACGGAGTCCAAGGTGCTCGCGGAGCTCTACGCGCAGGTGCTGAACGACGCCGGATACTCCGCGACCGTCACCACGGTGAAGAACCGCGAGCTGTACGAACCCTCGCTGGAGAAGGGCGAGATCGACGTCGTACCGGAATACGCGGCGACGATCGCGGAATTCCTCAATGCGAAGGTGAACGGCCCGAAGGCGCCCGAGGAGAAGCCGGTCGCGTCCGGGGACGCGGCCGCCACGGTGGAGGCTCTGAAGAAGCTCGCGGAGCCGCGCGGACTGAAGGTCCTCGCGGTCGGCGAGGCCGTCGACCAGAACGCCTTCGCGGTGAGCAGGGAATTCGCCGAGAAGAACAAGCTGACGACGCTTTCCGATCTCGGCCGCGCCAAGATCGGGGTGAAGATCGCGGCCGGCGACGAATGCGAGATACGGCCGTTCTGCGCGCCGGGCCTGAAGAAGACGTACGGCATCGACGTGACCGGGATCGACCCCAAGGGTGTCGGGACGCCGCAGTCCAAGCAGGCGGTCAAGGACGGTGTGGACCAGCTGGTCCTGACGACCACGACGGACGCGACGATCGACAGCTTCGGCCTTGTCTTCCTGACCGACGACAAGAAGCTCCAGAACGCCGACAATGTGCTGCCGGTCGTCAATGCGAAGGACGCCGGATCGCCGGAGATAGCCGCCGCCCTCGACAAGATCACAAAGGTGCTGACCACCGCCGATCTCGCCGAACTGAACCGCAAGGTGGACGCCGAGCGGGCGAAGCCCGAGGACGTGGCGAAGGCCTATCTGGAGTCGAAGGGCCTGCTCAGGAAGTAA
- a CDS encoding GNAT family N-acetyltransferase has protein sequence MTSASALTGGEAAGSRDELIALCAQAFCGPPWHDPPRGAVRTVDRLLGRTGQPDFRMVATRDAEGALTGFAAGWVDTALSGGEEETFELAELVVAPAHQGRGLGRILHDALLARAAAPRLLMTLDVPELRERYERWGWSVVERQRPEKDPRGLVVMRHA, from the coding sequence GTGACCTCCGCCTCCGCCCTCACGGGTGGTGAAGCGGCCGGGTCGCGGGACGAGTTGATCGCGCTGTGCGCGCAGGCCTTCTGCGGGCCGCCCTGGCACGACCCGCCCCGTGGGGCGGTACGGACCGTCGACCGGCTCCTCGGCCGTACCGGGCAGCCGGACTTCCGTATGGTGGCCACCCGCGACGCCGAAGGGGCGCTGACCGGCTTCGCGGCCGGCTGGGTCGACACCGCACTCTCCGGCGGCGAGGAGGAGACCTTCGAACTCGCCGAACTCGTCGTCGCCCCCGCCCACCAGGGCCGCGGCCTCGGCCGCATCCTCCACGACGCCCTCCTCGCGAGGGCGGCCGCGCCGCGCCTGCTGATGACGCTCGACGTGCCGGAGCTGCGCGAGCGCTACGAGCGCTGGGGCTGGAGCGTGGTGGAGCGGCAGCGCCCGGAGAAGGACCCGAGGGGCCTCGTCGTGATGCGCCACGCCTGA
- a CDS encoding NADH-quinone oxidoreductase subunit D has product MTETTVGIGGAAESTDMVLNIGPQHPSTHGVLRLRLVLDGEVIQSAEPVIGYMHRGAEKLFEARDYRQIIMLANRHDWLSAFSNELGVVMAVERMLGMEVPERAVWTRTLLAELNRVLNHLMFLGSYPLELGGITPVFYAFREREELQAVMEEVSGGRMHYMFNRVGGLKEDLPAGWLERARAAVADVRSRMDVYDKLVLGNEIFRGRTRNVGVLTPQTAHAYGVSGPIARASGVDFDLRRDEPYLAYGELRDTLKVVTREEGDCLARFECLLDQTHNSLDLADACLDRLADLPPGPINQRLPKVLKAPEGHTYAWTENPLGINGYYLVSKGEKTPYRLKLRSASFNNIQALTELLPGTLVADMVAILGSLFFVVGDIDK; this is encoded by the coding sequence ATGACGGAGACGACGGTCGGAATCGGCGGGGCGGCGGAGAGCACCGACATGGTGCTGAACATCGGGCCGCAGCATCCCTCGACCCATGGCGTGCTCCGGCTCCGGCTCGTCCTGGACGGTGAGGTCATCCAGAGTGCCGAGCCGGTCATCGGGTACATGCACCGCGGCGCCGAGAAGCTCTTCGAGGCGCGCGACTACCGGCAGATCATCATGCTCGCCAACCGCCACGACTGGCTGTCGGCCTTCTCCAACGAACTCGGTGTCGTCATGGCCGTCGAGCGCATGCTCGGCATGGAGGTCCCCGAGCGCGCCGTCTGGACCCGCACCCTGCTCGCCGAGCTGAACCGGGTGCTCAACCACCTCATGTTCCTCGGGTCGTACCCGCTCGAACTGGGAGGTATCACCCCGGTCTTCTACGCGTTCCGGGAGCGCGAGGAGCTCCAGGCCGTGATGGAGGAGGTCTCCGGCGGCCGGATGCACTACATGTTCAACCGGGTCGGCGGGCTCAAGGAGGACCTCCCCGCCGGGTGGCTCGAGCGGGCCCGCGCGGCCGTCGCCGACGTGCGCTCGCGCATGGACGTGTACGACAAGCTGGTCCTCGGCAACGAGATCTTCCGGGGGCGCACCCGGAACGTCGGCGTCCTGACCCCGCAGACGGCGCACGCGTACGGCGTCTCCGGGCCCATCGCCCGCGCCTCAGGCGTCGACTTCGATCTGCGTCGCGACGAGCCGTACCTGGCCTACGGAGAGCTGCGGGACACCCTCAAGGTCGTGACCCGTGAGGAGGGCGACTGTCTCGCCCGCTTCGAGTGCCTGCTCGACCAGACCCACAACTCCCTGGACCTCGCCGACGCCTGCCTCGACCGGCTCGCCGACCTGCCGCCGGGGCCGATCAACCAGCGGCTGCCGAAGGTGCTCAAGGCGCCCGAGGGCCACACGTACGCCTGGACCGAGAACCCGCTCGGCATCAACGGCTACTACCTGGTCTCCAAGGGCGAGAAGACGCCGTACCGGCTCAAGCTCCGCTCGGCGTCGTTCAACAACATCCAGGCGCTGACGGAGTTGCTGCCCGGCACGCTCGTCGCCGACATGGTGGCGATCCTGGGCTCGCTCTTCTTCGTCGTCGGCGACATCGACAAGTAA
- a CDS encoding SAM-dependent methyltransferase, with protein sequence MTDEACQWQGWREATEQALYGPGGFFLRPEGPAGHFRTSVHASPLFAGAVARLLTGVAEELGTDEVAFVDVGAGHGELVTGVLAAVPEGLSVRAYGVERADRPAGLDPRVVWTDRVPEGVRGLLFANEWLDNVPVDVASVDEAGVVRYVEVRAADGAERLGRVVEGPDAEWLERWWPLREPGERAEIGRARDEAWAAAAGSLAAGTAVAVDYGHVRGSRPPFGTLTGFRAGREVEPVPDGSCDVTAHVAMDACASAGGGGELLTQREALRGLGVSGERPPLSLASGDPGAYVRALAAAGEAAELTARGGLGDFLWLTHTVPGPRGERA encoded by the coding sequence GTGACGGATGAGGCGTGTCAGTGGCAGGGGTGGCGCGAGGCCACGGAGCAGGCGTTGTACGGCCCCGGGGGCTTCTTTCTGCGCCCCGAGGGACCCGCCGGTCACTTCCGCACCTCGGTGCACGCCTCCCCGCTCTTCGCGGGAGCCGTCGCCCGGCTGCTGACCGGGGTGGCGGAGGAACTGGGGACGGACGAGGTCGCGTTCGTGGACGTGGGCGCGGGGCACGGCGAGCTGGTGACGGGCGTGCTGGCCGCCGTACCGGAGGGGCTCTCGGTACGGGCGTACGGCGTCGAGCGCGCGGACCGGCCCGCGGGGCTCGACCCCCGGGTGGTGTGGACGGACCGGGTGCCGGAGGGCGTGCGAGGGCTCCTCTTCGCGAACGAGTGGCTCGACAACGTGCCGGTGGACGTCGCGTCCGTCGACGAGGCGGGCGTGGTGCGGTACGTCGAGGTGCGGGCGGCGGACGGGGCGGAGCGGCTGGGGCGGGTCGTCGAGGGCCCGGACGCGGAGTGGCTGGAGCGGTGGTGGCCGCTGCGGGAGCCGGGCGAGCGGGCGGAGATCGGGCGCGCGCGGGACGAGGCGTGGGCGGCGGCGGCCGGCTCGCTGGCGGCGGGGACGGCGGTGGCGGTGGACTACGGGCATGTACGGGGGTCCAGGCCGCCGTTCGGAACGCTGACGGGGTTCCGGGCGGGGCGGGAGGTGGAGCCTGTGCCGGACGGGTCGTGCGATGTGACGGCGCACGTGGCGATGGACGCGTGCGCCTCGGCCGGCGGGGGTGGCGAGCTGCTGACGCAGCGGGAGGCGTTGCGGGGGCTGGGGGTGAGCGGGGAGCGGCCGCCGCTCTCGCTGGCGAGCGGTGATCCGGGGGCGTATGTGCGGGCGCTCGCCGCGGCGGGCGAGGCGGCGGAGCTGACCGCGCGCGGTGGGCTCGGGGACTTTCTGTGGCTCACGCACACGGTGCCGGGGCCCCGGGGTGAACGGGCCTGA